A genomic region of Phragmites australis chromosome 2, lpPhrAust1.1, whole genome shotgun sequence contains the following coding sequences:
- the LOC133905764 gene encoding protein QUIRKY-like — MAVGGGGGPPPGPPPQRMVRRLAVEVVDARDLVPKDGLGTSSAYAVVDFDGQRKRTRTVPRDLNPQWHERIEFAVLDPANMHAETLDVSLYHDRRFNPSSGGGGGGGGKDHFLGRVRIYGSQFSRRGEEGIVYFPLEKRSLLSYIRGEVGLKIYYYDESAEQPPPEDRPPEPADNAPPPEVPPEAPKEWEEMPAPTEAAVEVQQPSAQPPIIIVEEAPVHPTMMPPMHGPYGPMTPQMHGPHGPMTPPVHGPHGPLTPPVHGPHGPMTPPPPEPQPEPEAGDPYPPEVRKTPMASSTERVRVARHPSGGLGPDYYASSPRVISGRFVSTGEAVEPVQSSSYDLVEPMRYLFVRVVRVRGIRACEGPYVKVQAGPHSLRSRPGRDVSGTGNPEWNQVFAISHAKPEPTLEISVWDGGAPSPADAFLGGVCFDLSDVPVRDQPDGPLAPQWYRLEGGEPGMVTGDIMVAVWIGTQADDAFLEAWNTDVPYAAYTRSKVYQSPKLWYLRASVIEAQDLRVPAPPPGLPFDVRVKIQLGFQSARTRRSVASSSGSAFAWSESEDLMFVASEPLDDSLIVLVEDRSMIKEPALLGHTTIPVISVERRLDERQIVASTWFNLEGGSSGIGMGPGNAGGPPGFYSGRLHLRLCLEGGYHVLDEAAHVCSDYRSTAKQLWKPPVGVLELGIIGACGLLPMKTKGGAKGSTDAYCVAKYGKKWVRTRTVSDSLNPRWNEQYTWQVYDPCTVLTVAVFDNWRMFAGDGDERQDYHIGKVRVRVSTLESNRAYTASYPLLVLLRSGLKKMGEVQLAVRFSSPAQLPDTWVTYMSPLLPRMHYLLPIGVAQQEALRGAAVRTVATWLARSEPPLGPEVVRYMLDADAHTWSVRRAKANWFRIMGVLAWAVGLARWLEGVRRWRNRSTTVLVHALYLVLVWYPEMVVPTASLYVFVIGVWYYRFRPRGPAGMDARLSQADTVDGDELDEEFDPVPAPDVLRVRYERLRTLASRVQRVMGDVAAQGERLQALVSWRDPRASRIFVGVCLAVAVAMYAMPPKMVAVASGFYYLRHPMFRDPMPPAAVNFFRRLPSLSDRML, encoded by the coding sequence ATGGCGGTCGGTGGCGGTGGAGGCCCACCGCCGGGGCCGCCACCGCAGCGGATGGTGCGGAGGCTGGCCGTGGAGGTGGTGGACGCGAGGGACCTCGTGCCCAAGGATGGGCTCGGCACGTCCAGCGCCTACGCGGTCGTGGACTTCGACGGCCAGCGGAAGCGCACGCGCACCGTGCCGCGGGACCTCAACCCGCAGTGGCACGAGCGCATCGAGTTCGCCGTGCTCGACCCCGCGAACATGCACGCCGAGACGCTCGATGTCTCGCTCTACCACGACCGCCGCTTCAACCcctccagcggcggcggcggcgggggaggcggcaAGGACCACTTCCTCGGCCGCGTCCGCATCTACGGCTCCCAGTTCTCGCGCCGCGGGGAGGAGGGGATCGTCTACTTCCCGCTTGAGAAGCGCAGCCTGCTCAGCTATATTCGCGGCGAGGTGGGGCTCAAGATTTACTACTACGACGAATCGGCCGAGCAACCGCCCCCGGAGGACAGGCCGCCGGAGCCGGCGGACAACGCACCGCCGCCGGAAGTCCCTCCGGAAGCGCCGAAAGAGTGGGAAGAGATGCCCGCACCGACCGAAGCCGCCGTCGAGGTGCAGCAGCCGTCGGCGCAACCTCCAATTATTATCGTGGAGGAAGCGCCCGTGCACCCCACGATGATGCCGCCGATGCACGGGCCGTACGGCCCGATGACGCCGCAGATGCATGGGCCGCACGGCCCGATGACGCCGCCGGTGCACGGGCCGCACGGGCCATTGACGCCGCCAGTGCACGGGCCGCACGGGCCAAtgacgccgccgccaccagaGCCGCAGCCAGAGCCGGAGGCCGGTGACCCGTACCCTCCTGAGGTGCGCAAGACGCCGATGGCGTCGAGCACGGAACGCGTCCGCGTCGCGCGCCACCCGAGCGGCGGCTTGGGCCCGGACTACTACGCCTCCTCTCCGCGCGTCATCTCTGGGCGGTTCGTGTCCACCGGCGAGGCCGTCGAGCCGGTGCAGTCGTCGTCGTACGACCTGGTGGAGCCAATGCGTTACCTCTTCGTGCGCGTCGTGAGGGTGCGCGGCATCCGCGCCTGCGAGGGACCATACGTCAAGGTCCAGGCCGGCCCGCACTCACTCCGGTCGCGCCCCGGCCGCGACGTCTCCGGCACCGGCAACCCCGAGTGGAACCAGGTGTTCGCCATCAGCCACGCCAAGCCGGAACCGACGCTGGAGATCTCCGTGTGGGACGGCGGGGCGCCCTCCCCCGCCGACGCTTTCCTCGGCGGCGTCTGCTTCGACCTCTCCGACGTGCCCGTCCGCGACCAGCCGGATGGCCCGCTGGCGCCGCAGTGGTACAGGCTTGAGGGTGGGGAGCCGGGCATGGTGACGGGGGACATCATGGTGGCGGTGTGGATCGGCACGCAGGCTGACGACGCGTTCCTGGAGGCGTGGAACACCGATGTACCGTACGCCGCGTACACGCGCTCCAAGGTGTACCAGTCGCCCAAGCTCTGGTACCTGCGCGCGTCGGTCATCGAGGCGCAGGACCTTCGCGTGCCGGCGCCGCCACCAGGGCTGCCGTTCGACGTGCGCGTGAAGATACAGCTCGGCTTCCAGTCCGCACGGACGCGCCGGTCCGTGGCTAGCAGCAGCGGCTCAGCGTTCGCGTGGTCCGAGTCCGAGGACCTCATGTTCGTCGCGTCCGAGCCGCTAGACGATAGCCTGATCGTGCTCGTCGAGGACCGGTCCATGATCAAGGAGCCCGCTTTGCTAGGCCACACCACCATCCCGGTGATCTCCGTCGAGCGGCGCCTCGACGAGCGGCAGATCGTCGCGTCGACATGGTTCAACCTCGAAGGCGGGTCGTCGGGCATCGGCATGGGCCCCGGCAATGCTGGTGGCCCACCGGGCTTCTACTCCGGCCGGCTGCACCTCCGGCTCTGCCTGGAAGGCGGGTACCACGTGCTCGACGAGGCAGCGCACGTGTGCAGCGACTACCGTTCGACGGCGAAGCAGCTGTGGAAGCCCCCGGTGGGTGTGCTGGAGCTGGGCATCATTGGGGCGTGCGGCTTGCTTCCGATGAAGACGAAGGGAGGCGCCAAGGGGTCGACGGACGCGTACTGCGTGGCCAAGTACGGCAAGAAGTGGGTACGCACGCGCACCGTCTCCGACAGCCTAAACCCGCGGTGGAACGAGCAGTACACGTGGCAGGTGTACGACCCCTGCACGGTGCTCACGGTGGCCGTGTTCGACAACTGGCGCATGTtcgccggcgacggcgatgaGCGGCAGGACTACCACATCGGGAAGGTGCGAGTGCGCGTGTCCACGCTAGAGAGCAACCGGGCGTACACGGCGTCGTACCCGCTGCTGGTGCTGCTGCGGTCGGGGCTGAAGAAGATGGGCGAGGTGCAGCTCGCCGTGCGGTTCTCGTCGCCGGCGCAGCTGCCGGATACGTGGGTCACGTACATGTCGCCGCTACTGCCGCGCATGCACTACCTGCTCCCGATCGGCGTCGCGCAGCAGGAGGCGCTGCGGGGCGCGGCCGTGCGCACTGTGGCTACGTGGCTGGCGCGCTCCGAGCCCCCGCTCGGGCCTGAGGTGGTGCGGTACATGCTCGACGCGGACGCGCACACGTGGAGCGTGCGCCGCGCCAAGGCTAATTGGTTCCGCATCATGGGGGTGCTCGCCTGGGCCGTCGGGCTTGCGCGGTGGCTGGAAGGCGTGCGGCGGTGGCGCAACCGGTCCACCACCGTCCTCGTCCACGCGCTCTACCTCGTTCTCGTCTGGTACCCGGAGATGGTCGTGCCCACGGCGTCGCTGTACGTGTTCGTGATCGGCGTGTGGTACTACCGGTTCCGTCCCCGGGGCCCCGCTGGCATGGACGCGCGGCTGTCGCAGGCGGACACTGTAGACGGCGACGAGCTCGACGAGGAGTTCGACCCCGTCCCAGCGCCCGACGTGCTCCGGGTGCGGTACGAGAGGCTGCGGACGCTGGCCAGCCGGGTGCAGCGCGTCATGGGCGACGTCGCGGCGCAGGGCGAGCGGCTGCAGGCGCTGGTGAGCTGGAGGGATCCGCGCGCCAGCCGGATCTTCGTGGGCGTGtgcctcgccgtcgccgtggcGATGTACGCCATGCCGCCGAAGATGGTTGCCGTGGCGAGCGGGTTCTACTACCTGCGGCACCCGATGTTCCGGGACCCGATGCCGCCAGCGGCCGTCAACTTCTTCCGCCGGCTGCCGAGCCTCTCGGACCGGATGCTTTGA
- the LOC133909963 gene encoding 17.4 kDa class I heat shock protein-like, with translation MACSKPQRSSANCGAAPACDADIDPKVEWLVEAASYTLRLNLPGFKKEDFKVQVYSDGRLTVRVQRPAGCVRFHKVFQLPPTANLDGVAGRFDGTVLSLTVPKVQASGTEMVLCVAGPKWAEVVGAKGHMVTAAVAGFALGVFVAHRLLSATNS, from the exons ATGGCGTGCAGCAAGCCGCAGCGATCATCAGCGAACTGCGGCGCTGCGCCGGCATGCGACGCGGACATCGACCCCAAGGTCGAGTGGCTCGTCGAAGCCGCGAGCTACACCCTTCGCCTCAACCTACCAG GGTTCAAGAAGGAAGACTTCAAGGTGCAAGTGTACTCCGACGGCCGCCTGACGGTCCGCGTCCAGCGTCCGGCCGGGTGCGTGCGGTTCCACAAGGTGTTTCAGCTGCCGCCAACGGCCAACCTCGACGGGGTCGCCGGCCGGTTCGACGGCACCGTGCTGTCCCTGACCGTGCCCAAGGTGCAGGCTAGCGGGACGGAGATGGTGCTGTGCGTGGCCGGGCCCAAGTGGGCGGAGGTGGTCGGCGCGAAGGGGCACATGGTCACCGCGGCCGTCGCCGGGTTCGCGCTCGGCGTCTTCGTCGCGCACAGGCTCTTGTCAGCAACGAATTCCTAA